The nucleotide sequence GTTTTTTTCAATATCAATAAAtcattgaattattattaaaattatttattcattatcAATTAAGGCAGCACAGGTCAGCCATTGAATTGACACAGCTGTCAAGTTGGCCATGTCAAGTTTTGCGTAGTAGAGAAATTCATGACAGGTGCATTAGGGTGACACTAGTTATTACTTCAAGAGATCCTTAAATACACAAAAAGATAATCAATATGTTCATTTTCTAAGGCTGATCATCTGTGGCAAGTGACAACTCACTATGACAATCATACTAGTTAAATGAGAAAGTGAATAAAGAGATCATGGTGCAGCATCATTTCTGATACTGGCTATAGTAAACAAGAAACACAAACAGTCTGATTAATGATGCAGGATTGATATTAGAATCCTGTTGATGAAATCTAGTTTCTGACAATAACACAAAATATGGAGAATCAATATATCACCACTTGATAAATATGGCTCTAGTTATACCTGATTATGTCCATGTGAATCGAAGCAACTATTTCTTCCTCAGGGGATAACTCCAATCTTATTGGCCTACATATGCAATTTTTATCAGTAAAATTAAGATCATGAACAAATAAAGAGAGGAGAAAATTACGCTTGTGCTTTTACAATCAAAACTTATACTCTAAACATCCTTTGTAACTTGGAACTCAACAAGTCATTTATCTACACCAAAACTTTGCAGCAGAATAAGTAATTTCCTTTTCCAGCTTTACCATGTGATTATTGACAGTTCCCACAAGTTCAGAGGGGAAAAAAGGAATACTTATGTATAATGATCGTAAGAGAATAAGTTCTCACCTAAGCAGAGGTTGTTGGTTCAATATGGTTGATTGGGACAGACACTCAAAATTGTATTTCTCGTCAGCAGCATGCTGAAAATAGATTATTCTTCATtacaaatcatgtttttttaaaagaaatataaaataaagcaaAAGAATGCAATTATATCGATTAATCATTCTACAGGATGGTGGAAGAAACTGCAGAATCTGTAGTTCCAAAAACATAGTGGAAGTTACCTGATCCACAATGAATAAATCTTGATCCAATTTACCAATGATAAATCCAAGATTGAATTGCCCAATCACCTGTTAAAACATAATATCAAAGTAATAAGCCTTTGAATACATGATATATTTAATCTGAAATTGTAGGTATAATTGAGCAGATAAggatttaaatatgattttagtatGATGGATTAGATGTGCGGATTTTGTATTCCAAAAACATTGATTTGGCTTTATGGTGGACAAAAAAACTTAGAAAAACCTAACAACTTGGTTGCACTTTCTCCACTTACTAAAATAGCGTTGAGTATTGACATCTGGACAACCAATAAGCTCAACAACAtccaatttaataaaaaaaaatatgaatcataCTAAAAACCTTCATTCTGCTGAAGTATTCCTTCTTGAACAATCTTTCGAGTTCGGTGGCTGCTGCTGCCAAAACCCTTTCTTTCTGCTGTTCAATGTCTGGCTGTGAAAGCTCCAGAGTTGCAGCCGTATAGTGACTAAAAAATTTACGAGAAAGAGTAAGCATATATATGATTTTCCTACTTTATAAGGAGAGTACTGAAATATAAACCTTTTGCCATTAGCTTTTCCATATCTGTATTTGCTGGATTGTACCAAAGAAAGTCTCTTCTCTCTCCTACTCTTAAGGTCTTGAAAAGAAAATTGCATGTTGGAGAATATCTTCTGACCAGAGGACTTGGGAGAATCTAAAACATCATCTGTAGTATCTATCAGATTGTTGCTAGATGGTGTAACTGATGCTGTATCAGCTAGATGTGTTTTATTCTCTTGATGTGGTTTCTGCAAAACATCATATGCAAGTATGAAACAAAGACAAAGTGGcaatttttacttttacttcTCAATGAATACAAGCTAAAGACATTAATATCATTTTCTGATTTAGTAACGGGTTAGCCACTAAGGAACTTCAACTTAAATGATCGTAAacacaaatttcaaaaaatgtcatttttaatGAATGAGTGTCAAATAATTCTATAAATCAAAACATAGTACAATAGCATGCAAAACTATGCTTAGAGAACTGTAAGTGTAGATATATGAAATTTAGCGATTGAAACCAATCTTTGGAATCCTTGACTGCAAACCAACGTACCATGTTAGGTTCTCTGTCAGTAGAGTCTTCTCTAAAAGACAGTGAATTTACACTGCTGTGGTTGATGCCATCAGGATTACGTTGCTGCAAATTTTCAATCTCACTTGGCGTAGAAGTTTCATTAATTTGGTCCAAATGAAGATATGATCTTGTTATCAGGTCATTGGTTTCAGTATTTACAGTCTTCAATTTACATTGCGGAGCTTGATTTCTAAGGACAGGCACTTCAGATAAGGCTGTAATGATGTCATCACGTTTTCTTTTACTTACAGCAACAAAATTGTTAAGGGTTGACTGAACATGTCTTGATGAATCAGATGAATATTTATCAGAAGAGCCCCCACTCTCAACTGTCCTTGAGACCAGGGTAGCTTGATTGCGCAAAGCAATATGAGTAGATGCCATCTGTCTTCCACTCTTGTCACCCTTTAAAGTTTTGTGCGCTCTGAGTGTGAACTCCTTGCCCATTAAACCCCCACCACTCTCACGAATCAACCCTTCTTCAACATGTGAGAATAGATCACCATCATCAGATTCAGAAGCATTATTAGAATCAGTAGTGTGTTTCTCCTTATGCTCATTAAGAGATATACTACCACCGTTGCGGTCAGAATTATTCTTATCCCGAGAAATACTAGCAGTATTGAACTCAGTATAATGCTCTTCCTGAGGAATCGCCACATTCAGGGACGCTGGTTTCGTTACGATAGGAGACTTCTTCTGAGAGGAACGCAACTCAAAACAGTCTTCTTTTGCGGCAGGCCGCATAAATTCATTGACAGCATAAGAGGCATTATCAGGAGAATAAATTTGTTGTAAGCCCTCTCTAAGGGCTTGCAATAAGGAAGTTTCttcagaaaaaaatattttcctctTATCAGGAGTCACATTGACATCATATGCTTTCGTTGGAACTGTAAAATTCATGATTGCAATGGGATATTGTTTAGAGTTTGCACTTCTATAT is from Medicago truncatula cultivar Jemalong A17 chromosome 1, MtrunA17r5.0-ANR, whole genome shotgun sequence and encodes:
- the LOC11414900 gene encoding DNA mismatch repair protein PMS1 — protein: MTIESQIIKPIAKGIVHRICSGQVILDLSSAVKELVENSLDAGATSIEISLKDFGEEWFQVIDNGCGISPNSFKVLGLKHHTSKLSEFHDLQSLTTFGFRGEALSSLCALGNLTIETRTVNEPVATHLTFNHSGVLVAEKKIARQIGTTVTVKKLFSSLPVRSKEFKRNIRKEYGKLASLLNAYALIAKGVRFGCTNTTGKNVKSVVLKTQGNDSLKDNIITVLGMNTFNCLEPMSLCISESCKVDGFLSKPGLGNGRNLGDRQYFFVNGRPVDMPKIGKLVNELYRSANSKQYPIAIMNFTVPTKAYDVNVTPDKRKIFFSEETSLLQALREGLQQIYSPDNASYAVNEFMRPAAKEDCFELRSSQKKSPIVTKPASLNVAIPQEEHYTEFNTASISRDKNNSDRNGGSISLNEHKEKHTTDSNNASESDDGDLFSHVEEGLIRESGGGLMGKEFTLRAHKTLKGDKSGRQMASTHIALRNQATLVSRTVESGGSSDKYSSDSSRHVQSTLNNFVAVSKRKRDDIITALSEVPVLRNQAPQCKLKTVNTETNDLITRSYLHLDQINETSTPSEIENLQQRNPDGINHSSVNSLSFREDSTDREPNMKPHQENKTHLADTASVTPSSNNLIDTTDDVLDSPKSSGQKIFSNMQFSFQDLKSRREKRLSLVQSSKYRYGKANGKSHYTAATLELSQPDIEQQKERVLAAAATELERLFKKEYFSRMKVIGQFNLGFIIGKLDQDLFIVDQHAADEKYNFECLSQSTILNQQPLLRPIRLELSPEEEIVASIHMDIIRKNGFTLEEDLNAPPGCRYKLKSVPYSKNTMFGVEDVKDLISTLSDGDGHGECSIIGSYRQDSSDSICPPRVRAMLASRACRSSIMIGDALGRNEMQKILEHLAELKSPWNCPHGRPTMRHLVDLTKIHKRSELIMQE